The following coding sequences are from one Lysinibacillus sp. FSL W8-0992 window:
- a CDS encoding sporulation protein YqfD, whose product MWNNRPIIIRIKRHENVHPFIQALHAQQVPLKRVVFRDQEVTFETNMGYLPKIRRIRSRYRLKMTVHYADELQVFRAQLWTLLGLFVMVLIPLLCAQVIWRVDIEAATPELQQQIEKTFQETFQLETPMTKKVLPSDAVIRQSLLEKHRDLAWVHIEKHGGRITLRPQESPKTKELTTEKLATHLIATKSGVITNFNIQHGERKISVNDTAYEGDVLVSGVIDSGDDHVFVGAKGEVFADYWLECTFKIPTKLTIESMQQKQWRVVVKGIHKEAVDYVQKKDLPNWLDPYVSIVEEQQTKTVEIKLDESKIDTLLMPLLHEKMLQSLPAKTVIKKENLLQAKWGNGTVEGKVLFLVNENIASPIQGPQGE is encoded by the coding sequence ATGTGGAATAATCGACCAATTATAATACGTATAAAGCGCCATGAAAATGTTCATCCTTTTATTCAAGCATTACATGCGCAACAAGTACCTTTAAAGCGTGTTGTCTTTCGAGATCAAGAAGTTACATTTGAAACGAATATGGGTTATTTGCCAAAAATTCGCCGTATACGTAGTCGGTATCGGCTAAAAATGACTGTTCATTATGCAGATGAGCTTCAAGTTTTTCGGGCACAACTTTGGACACTACTCGGACTGTTTGTCATGGTTTTAATACCATTGCTTTGTGCGCAAGTAATTTGGCGCGTTGATATTGAAGCGGCTACACCAGAGTTACAGCAACAAATCGAGAAAACGTTTCAAGAAACTTTTCAGTTAGAAACACCGATGACTAAAAAAGTATTACCTTCTGATGCTGTAATTCGGCAGAGTCTGTTAGAAAAACATCGCGATCTAGCGTGGGTGCATATCGAAAAACACGGTGGTCGTATTACGCTAAGACCACAGGAATCTCCAAAAACTAAAGAATTGACAACCGAAAAACTTGCAACACATTTAATTGCTACTAAAAGCGGTGTCATCACAAACTTTAACATTCAACATGGTGAACGGAAAATTTCTGTCAATGATACAGCTTATGAAGGTGACGTCCTCGTAAGTGGTGTAATTGACAGTGGTGACGATCATGTCTTTGTTGGGGCAAAAGGAGAGGTTTTTGCGGACTACTGGCTTGAATGCACATTTAAAATTCCAACAAAGCTAACAATTGAATCTATGCAACAAAAGCAGTGGCGAGTAGTAGTAAAGGGTATTCATAAAGAAGCGGTTGATTATGTACAAAAGAAAGACTTACCAAATTGGCTAGATCCTTATGTTTCGATAGTGGAAGAACAGCAAACAAAAACGGTGGAAATTAAATTAGACGAATCAAAAATAGATACTTTGTTAATGCCACTACTACATGAAAAAATGCTTCAATCACTCCCTGCAAAAACAGTTATTAAAAAAGAAAACCTTTTACAGGCGAAGTGGGGGAATGGTACAGTTGAAGGGAAAGTTCTATTTTTAGTCAACGAAAACATTGCAAGTCCAATACAAGGGCCACAAGGAGAATGA
- the ybeY gene encoding rRNA maturation RNase YbeY translates to MILTIDFTDETNEVTAQHMELVEKLLQHAAKVEKIEPETEVSVTFVTNEAIQEINRDYRGKDQPTDVISFALEELGEGEMEVTFEGMPRILGDIIISTDRTKEQAEEYGHSFERELGFLAVHGFLHLLGYDHMVPEDEKVMFGKQEEILQSYGLGRD, encoded by the coding sequence ATGATTTTAACGATTGATTTTACAGATGAAACAAATGAAGTAACTGCACAACATATGGAGCTCGTGGAGAAGCTTTTACAACATGCTGCAAAAGTAGAAAAGATTGAACCTGAAACAGAAGTATCAGTAACCTTTGTGACAAACGAAGCTATTCAAGAAATTAATAGAGACTATCGCGGTAAAGATCAACCAACGGATGTTATTTCATTCGCCTTAGAAGAATTAGGTGAAGGTGAAATGGAAGTAACATTTGAAGGAATGCCACGTATTTTAGGTGATATTATCATTTCAACAGATCGCACAAAGGAGCAAGCTGAGGAATATGGACATTCATTTGAGCGAGAATTGGGCTTTTTAGCTGTCCATGGCTTCTTGCACTTATTAGGTTATGACCATATGGTACCAGAGGATGAAAAGGTGATGTTCGGTAAGCAAGAGGAGATTTTACAATCTTATGGCTTAGGACGTGACTAA
- a CDS encoding S-layer homology domain-containing protein, which produces MNTHRFYQMALAATLATSAIVIAPPAANAASLFPDINPSTEEGKAIINLAERGIISGYPDGTFKPANFITRTQAAKILAGILHLDTVHVKNPHFKDITPDNENYGAIAALAEAGIISGSNGYFNPTKQITRGQLSKMLVKGFDLTITDDIDTPFTDVKAGSEYEPYIQTLFANNITKGTTPTTFGPQSYVKRSQLASFVVRAENTQNNAMIHADHYNQDFIFASYGGIEPAEDIFTWDDEQEITNTLTIKPLKEGTGKLVITGFNEDTEEFTDIFFLVHVKSVNGKLQATLEEVNEGDYLENLPLNLNETDLTFTPTEVSIQTADGQALSSDSFAFDTKDNIATLSIFKDGQYLLTFTNGAQQQTMAADVYTYDFVRSIDLYEITNELTFTSDYFTFEPVQVALEDLDDSSDPTHKVPVKAVIDGNKLIVTPLAEGNAVLHVTGKNGETAYLNVEFMKIADKWATYYDLYDNSDDY; this is translated from the coding sequence TTGAATACTCATCGTTTTTATCAAATGGCTTTGGCCGCAACTTTAGCAACAAGTGCTATTGTTATAGCCCCCCCAGCAGCTAATGCCGCTTCGTTATTTCCCGATATTAATCCATCTACAGAGGAAGGCAAAGCAATTATTAACTTAGCCGAGCGTGGTATAATTTCTGGTTATCCTGATGGCACGTTCAAACCCGCGAATTTTATTACTCGTACACAGGCAGCTAAAATTTTAGCAGGCATTTTACATCTAGATACTGTTCATGTAAAAAATCCTCACTTTAAGGATATTACCCCTGATAACGAAAACTATGGTGCAATCGCTGCTCTTGCAGAGGCAGGGATAATTAGTGGCTCTAATGGTTATTTTAATCCGACAAAACAAATTACACGTGGTCAACTATCCAAAATGCTTGTAAAAGGCTTCGATTTAACAATCACTGACGATATTGATACACCTTTTACAGATGTAAAGGCTGGCAGTGAATATGAGCCGTATATTCAAACATTATTTGCTAATAACATTACAAAAGGTACGACGCCTACTACCTTTGGACCTCAAAGCTATGTAAAACGTTCTCAACTAGCCTCTTTTGTAGTGCGCGCTGAAAACACTCAAAATAATGCGATGATTCATGCAGATCATTATAATCAAGATTTTATTTTTGCATCATATGGCGGGATAGAACCAGCGGAAGATATTTTCACTTGGGATGACGAACAAGAGATAACAAATACCCTTACAATTAAGCCATTAAAAGAAGGCACTGGTAAATTAGTTATCACTGGTTTTAACGAAGATACAGAGGAATTTACAGATATCTTTTTCTTAGTTCATGTGAAATCTGTAAATGGTAAGCTGCAAGCTACGCTAGAAGAAGTAAATGAAGGAGATTATTTAGAAAATTTACCTCTTAATCTAAATGAAACGGATTTAACGTTCACACCAACAGAAGTAAGTATTCAAACAGCTGATGGACAAGCGCTATCTTCAGATTCCTTTGCATTCGATACTAAAGATAACATCGCAACATTATCCATATTTAAAGATGGACAATACTTATTAACTTTTACAAATGGTGCACAGCAACAAACAATGGCGGCTGATGTGTATACGTATGATTTTGTACGTAGTATTGACCTTTACGAAATTACAAATGAATTAACATTTACAAGCGATTACTTTACTTTTGAGCCTGTGCAAGTTGCATTAGAAGATTTAGATGATAGCTCTGATCCAACACACAAAGTACCAGTCAAAGCAGTAATTGATGGCAATAAATTGATTGTAACGCCATTAGCAGAAGGCAATGCCGTGTTACACGTAACTGGAAAAAATGGAGAAACTGCATATTTAAATGTTGAGTTTATGAAAATTGCAGATAAATGGGCTACTTATTACGATTTATACGATAATTCCGATGACTATTAA
- a CDS encoding PhoH family protein, which translates to MSEHLTVLQVDNPNEAVMLLGISDANMKLIEEALHVHIITRGEQIQLTGEEEAKEQATYLLHALLKVIRKGINIDQRDVATAIEMTQKGTIEYFAELYDEEIARTTKGKPIRAKTIGQREYIQAIRHKDVVFGIGPAGTGKTYLAVVMATQALKNGHVKRIILTRPAVEAGESLGFLPGDLKEKVDPYLRPLYDALNDIYGTEQTQRLIERGTIEIAPLAYMRGRTLDDAFVILDEAQNTTHMQMKMFLTRLGFGSKMVITGDKTQIDLPKNTESGLIVAERTLKYVNSIHFQILEQGDVVRHPVVAKIIKAYEDQQL; encoded by the coding sequence ATGTCAGAACATTTAACTGTATTACAAGTGGATAATCCAAATGAAGCGGTGATGCTGCTAGGTATTTCCGATGCTAATATGAAATTAATTGAAGAGGCTCTTCATGTCCATATCATTACACGCGGTGAGCAAATCCAGCTTACAGGTGAAGAAGAGGCAAAAGAACAGGCAACATATCTTCTACACGCATTATTAAAAGTTATTCGCAAAGGAATTAATATTGATCAACGTGATGTAGCAACGGCAATTGAAATGACACAAAAAGGAACAATTGAATATTTTGCAGAACTTTATGATGAAGAAATTGCACGCACGACAAAAGGGAAACCGATACGTGCAAAAACAATAGGTCAACGAGAATACATACAAGCGATTCGTCACAAAGACGTTGTTTTTGGTATTGGTCCAGCCGGTACAGGAAAAACGTATTTAGCGGTAGTAATGGCTACGCAAGCACTTAAAAATGGGCATGTAAAGCGTATTATTTTAACACGTCCTGCAGTGGAGGCAGGAGAGTCTCTAGGCTTCCTTCCAGGTGATTTAAAGGAAAAGGTTGATCCATATTTACGACCGCTCTACGATGCGTTAAACGATATTTATGGCACGGAACAAACACAACGTCTAATTGAGCGAGGAACGATTGAAATCGCGCCTTTAGCCTATATGCGTGGACGTACATTAGATGATGCCTTTGTCATTTTAGATGAGGCACAAAATACAACACATATGCAAATGAAAATGTTTTTAACACGTCTAGGCTTTGGTTCAAAAATGGTTATTACGGGAGATAAAACGCAAATTGACCTTCCGAAAAATACAGAATCTGGATTAATAGTTGCTGAACGCACATTAAAATATGTCAATTCAATACATTTCCAAATTCTGGAACAAGGCGATGTAGTCCGCCATCCAGTCGTAGCAAAAATCATTAAAGCTTATGAGGATCAACAGCTTTAA
- a CDS encoding HD family phosphohydrolase, protein MEKQLQKITELIGFRYFLIVVLILTGALQFAFMYGNVKGVTYDFKPLQLASETVRSTKTIEDTVKTQQEREKAANAVTPVYQFSEDVATQRVAIVTSLFDYVLEVKKAVDSNKDPDAEVDQVAKLRKKLESIDVDQMPVIFTDAQLEGLLQQSETDLKRTSVQLSKLVQEYLQKSIRKENVLAAQNDFETKIRGQRGYPDKILNTVILIGRASIVETETINEEQTKVRIEQAKEAVEPTRILQGQIIVQEGQIIDNETFRQLELLGMVSNKASMKPIAGLIILTFLQLIFMYILFDRWEIEEPKKRNALLVTVIVYSFSILLMKFISLVADGFDVTVAFLFPTALATMLVRLLADDRAAVLITVMTAASAGVIFQEGYSSVMQMEITLYIIFGGFASLFFMRSVEKRSHILQAVAVISLVNMGFIAFYLLMTQSSYGLSELLFYFIAAILSALLSGALTMGLLPFFESAFSLLSTLRLIELSNPNHPLLKKLLMETPGTYHHSVMVANLAEAACEAIGADGLLARVGCYYHDIGKTKRPAFFIENQMSGINPHDSMPPETSAEIIIAHTTDGADMLRRYKMPQEIIDIALQHHGTSLLKFFLYKAKEEGKVIDEAKFRYPGPKPQTKEAAVISVADSVEAAVRSMKEPNAEKIHKLVRAIIDDRVQDHQFDECDISIKELKCIEQVLCETLNGIFHSRIEYPKADK, encoded by the coding sequence ATGGAGAAACAACTTCAAAAAATTACGGAGCTTATTGGGTTTCGCTACTTTTTGATTGTCGTTCTCATCCTTACAGGGGCATTACAGTTTGCATTTATGTATGGCAATGTAAAGGGTGTTACATACGATTTTAAACCATTGCAACTTGCATCAGAAACAGTAAGATCAACGAAAACGATTGAAGATACAGTTAAGACTCAGCAGGAACGAGAAAAGGCTGCCAATGCAGTTACGCCCGTTTATCAATTTTCAGAAGACGTTGCAACACAACGTGTAGCGATCGTGACGTCTTTATTTGATTATGTGCTTGAAGTAAAAAAGGCTGTTGATAGCAATAAAGATCCCGATGCAGAAGTAGACCAAGTGGCAAAGCTCCGCAAAAAGTTAGAATCTATTGATGTTGATCAAATGCCTGTCATTTTTACAGATGCACAGCTTGAAGGCTTATTACAACAAAGTGAAACAGATTTAAAGCGAACAAGCGTACAACTTTCAAAACTTGTACAAGAATATTTACAAAAATCAATTCGTAAAGAAAATGTGTTAGCTGCTCAAAATGATTTTGAAACAAAAATTCGTGGACAGCGTGGCTATCCTGATAAGATTTTAAACACAGTCATCTTAATTGGACGTGCAAGTATTGTTGAAACCGAAACAATCAATGAGGAACAAACAAAAGTTAGAATAGAGCAAGCTAAGGAAGCAGTTGAACCAACGCGTATACTCCAAGGTCAAATTATTGTACAGGAAGGTCAGATTATTGATAATGAAACATTTAGGCAATTAGAGCTACTTGGAATGGTGAGTAATAAAGCATCAATGAAGCCGATTGCAGGGTTGATTATTTTAACTTTCCTTCAACTGATATTCATGTATATATTATTTGATCGCTGGGAAATAGAAGAACCCAAAAAGCGCAATGCATTGCTCGTAACGGTTATTGTGTATAGTTTTTCAATTCTTCTAATGAAGTTTATAAGCTTAGTGGCAGATGGATTTGATGTGACGGTTGCATTTTTATTCCCAACTGCACTAGCTACAATGCTTGTCCGACTGTTAGCAGATGATCGAGCGGCGGTATTAATTACAGTTATGACGGCTGCTTCAGCAGGGGTTATTTTCCAAGAAGGGTATTCGTCTGTGATGCAGATGGAAATTACCTTGTATATTATCTTTGGTGGTTTTGCGAGTTTATTCTTTATGCGCAGTGTAGAAAAGCGCTCACATATTTTGCAGGCTGTTGCTGTTATATCACTAGTAAATATGGGCTTTATCGCATTTTATTTACTGATGACACAATCATCGTACGGACTGTCTGAACTGCTATTTTATTTTATAGCCGCCATATTATCGGCACTTTTATCAGGTGCACTTACAATGGGGCTATTACCATTTTTTGAGTCGGCATTTAGTTTACTATCGACATTGCGTTTAATCGAGCTGTCCAATCCAAATCATCCGTTGTTGAAAAAACTACTAATGGAAACACCTGGCACATATCATCATAGTGTAATGGTGGCAAATTTAGCTGAAGCTGCATGCGAAGCTATTGGGGCAGACGGATTACTAGCAAGAGTCGGCTGTTATTATCATGATATTGGCAAGACAAAGCGTCCAGCTTTCTTTATTGAAAATCAAATGTCAGGTATAAATCCACACGATTCAATGCCGCCGGAAACTAGTGCAGAAATAATTATTGCACATACTACTGATGGAGCTGACATGCTAAGACGTTATAAAATGCCTCAAGAAATCATTGATATAGCTCTACAACATCATGGGACAAGCCTACTTAAATTCTTCCTTTACAAAGCAAAGGAAGAGGGAAAAGTAATTGATGAGGCAAAGTTCCGTTATCCAGGACCGAAACCACAAACGAAAGAAGCTGCCGTCATAAGTGTAGCAGACAGTGTGGAAGCAGCGGTTCGTTCAATGAAGGAACCAAATGCTGAGAAAATTCACAAGCTCGTGCGTGCTATTATTGATGATCGTGTACAGGACCATCAGTTTGATGAATGCGATATTTCGATAAAAGAGTTAAAATGTATAGAGCAAGTACTTTGTGAGACGTTAAATGGGATTTTCCATTCACGTATTGAATATCCAAAGGCAGATAAGTAG
- the era gene encoding GTPase Era: protein MLENNTGYKSGFISIIGRPNVGKSTFLNRVIGQKIAIMSDKPQTTRNKVQGVLTSDDSQMIFIDTPGIHKPKHKLGDFMLKVSKNTLREVDVIMFMVNAEQKLGKGDEFILEMLEGNSTPVFLVINKIDQIHPDEVMSIIDSYKERYDFAEIVPISALQGNNVENLLATLTKYLPEGPQYYPADQVTDHPERFIISELIREKVLHLTREEIPHSIAVVIDKIRRDEETEGKIRVAATIIVERDSQKGIVIGKHGALLKEVGIRARKDIEMLLGSKVYLELWVKVQKDWRNKSTHLRDFGFRDDEY from the coding sequence ATGCTGGAAAATAATACTGGCTATAAGTCAGGCTTTATCTCAATTATTGGACGACCAAATGTCGGGAAGTCTACCTTTTTAAACAGAGTCATTGGTCAAAAAATTGCCATTATGAGCGATAAGCCACAAACAACACGAAATAAAGTACAAGGCGTACTAACATCAGACGATAGCCAAATGATCTTTATTGATACACCAGGTATCCATAAGCCAAAACATAAGCTAGGCGATTTCATGTTAAAAGTATCGAAAAATACATTACGTGAAGTAGACGTTATTATGTTTATGGTAAACGCTGAGCAAAAGCTTGGTAAAGGTGACGAGTTTATTTTAGAAATGCTTGAAGGCAATTCAACACCTGTATTTTTAGTAATTAATAAAATCGATCAAATTCACCCAGATGAAGTAATGAGTATTATCGACAGCTATAAGGAGCGTTATGACTTTGCAGAAATAGTGCCAATCTCAGCACTTCAAGGTAATAACGTTGAAAACTTACTGGCTACTTTAACAAAATATTTACCCGAAGGTCCACAATATTATCCTGCCGATCAAGTAACAGACCACCCAGAACGCTTTATTATTTCAGAGTTGATTCGTGAAAAAGTGTTACACTTAACGCGTGAGGAAATACCACATTCTATAGCGGTAGTCATTGATAAAATTCGTCGTGATGAAGAAACAGAAGGTAAAATCCGTGTAGCGGCGACAATTATTGTAGAACGTGATTCTCAAAAAGGTATTGTTATAGGTAAACATGGTGCACTACTGAAAGAAGTAGGTATCCGTGCTCGTAAAGATATAGAAATGCTACTTGGATCTAAAGTGTATTTAGAGCTTTGGGTAAAAGTGCAAAAAGATTGGCGTAATAAATCGACGCATCTTCGTGATTTTGGATTCCGCGATGATGAATATTAA
- a CDS encoding cytidine deaminase — MKMDMHALLEESKKAREKAYVPYSKFKVGAALLTKNGDVIHGCNIENAGYSMTNCAERTAFFKAVSEGVYDFEAIAIVADTDGPCAPCGACRQVMMEFCEPSMPVYLTNLNGDVTVTSVGELLPFAFTTEDLENAGK, encoded by the coding sequence ATGAAAATGGATATGCATGCGTTACTAGAAGAATCTAAAAAAGCACGCGAGAAGGCATATGTGCCTTATTCAAAATTTAAAGTGGGCGCTGCGCTTTTAACAAAAAATGGGGATGTCATCCATGGCTGTAATATAGAAAATGCAGGTTATAGTATGACGAATTGTGCAGAGCGTACGGCGTTTTTCAAAGCAGTCTCAGAAGGTGTTTATGATTTTGAGGCGATTGCTATTGTAGCTGATACGGATGGCCCTTGTGCCCCTTGTGGTGCGTGTCGCCAAGTAATGATGGAATTTTGTGAGCCATCTATGCCTGTATATTTAACAAATTTAAATGGTGATGTCACGGTAACGTCAGTTGGCGAGTTACTACCGTTTGCATTTACAACGGAGGATTTAGAGAATGCTGGAAAATAA
- a CDS encoding diacylglycerol kinase family protein: MDLRKYLRSFGYAFEGIITACKEQNFQSHLLSAGIVLIAGYFTGLSRVEWFIVLLLIALMFALEMMNTAIERVVDLASTDIHPLAKQAKDIAAGAVLVFAVFSAIIGLLIFIPKWF, translated from the coding sequence ATGGACTTACGCAAATATTTACGTTCGTTTGGATATGCTTTTGAAGGGATAATCACAGCATGTAAAGAGCAAAATTTTCAATCACATTTGCTTAGTGCGGGCATTGTTTTAATTGCTGGTTATTTCACAGGTTTATCACGAGTAGAATGGTTTATTGTGCTATTATTAATAGCACTGATGTTTGCGCTTGAAATGATGAATACCGCTATTGAACGAGTTGTAGACTTAGCTTCAACAGACATTCACCCACTTGCTAAGCAAGCAAAAGATATTGCAGCAGGTGCGGTGCTTGTATTTGCGGTATTCAGTGCTATAATCGGTTTACTAATCTTTATACCAAAATGGTTTTAA
- the floA gene encoding flotillin-like protein FloA (flotillin-like protein involved in membrane lipid rafts), whose translation MGFDLALIGPIVGLVLLFIVVAVFFTFVPVALWISALAAGVRVSIFTLIGMRLRRVIPSRIVNPLIKAHKAGLPVTINQLESHYLAGGNVDRVVNALIAAHRANIELTFERCAAIDLAGRDVLEAVQMSVNPKVIETPFIAGVAMNGIEVKAKARITVRANIERLVGGAGEETVIARVGEGIVSTIGSASSHTTVLENPDMISQTVLSKGLDSGTAFEILSIDIADVDIGKNIGAELQIEQAQADKNIAQAKAEERRAMAVANEQEMIARVQEMKAKVVEAEAEVPQAMAEALRSGNLGIMDYMNYRNIQADTAMRDSISKVSTDKSDPNEPKV comes from the coding sequence ATGGGATTTGATTTAGCTTTAATTGGTCCAATAGTCGGGCTAGTCCTATTATTTATTGTCGTCGCTGTATTCTTTACTTTTGTACCAGTGGCGTTGTGGATTTCCGCACTTGCTGCAGGTGTCCGCGTTAGTATTTTCACATTAATCGGGATGCGCTTACGTCGTGTAATTCCATCACGTATCGTCAATCCGTTAATCAAAGCACATAAAGCAGGCTTACCAGTGACGATTAACCAATTAGAAAGTCACTATTTAGCAGGTGGTAATGTAGACCGTGTCGTAAATGCGCTGATTGCTGCTCACCGTGCTAATATTGAACTAACGTTTGAACGTTGTGCTGCAATTGACCTTGCAGGGCGTGATGTATTAGAAGCGGTACAAATGTCTGTTAACCCAAAAGTAATTGAAACACCATTTATTGCAGGTGTTGCAATGAACGGGATTGAAGTAAAAGCGAAGGCACGTATAACTGTTCGTGCAAACATCGAACGTTTAGTCGGTGGTGCAGGTGAGGAAACAGTTATTGCCCGTGTAGGTGAAGGTATCGTTTCGACAATCGGTAGTGCATCAAGCCATACAACAGTCCTTGAAAATCCAGATATGATTTCTCAAACTGTATTATCTAAAGGCTTAGACTCTGGTACAGCATTCGAAATCTTATCCATTGACATTGCGGATGTGGATATCGGTAAAAATATCGGTGCAGAATTACAAATTGAACAAGCGCAAGCAGATAAAAATATTGCCCAAGCGAAAGCGGAAGAACGTCGTGCAATGGCTGTAGCAAATGAGCAAGAAATGATTGCCCGCGTTCAAGAAATGAAGGCGAAAGTAGTAGAAGCAGAAGCAGAAGTACCACAAGCGATGGCAGAAGCTTTACGTTCTGGTAACCTTGGTATTATGGACTATATGAATTACCGTAATATACAAGCAGATACGGCTATGCGTGACTCCATTTCAAAAGTAAGTACAGATAAATCAGACCCAAATGAACCGAAAGTATAA
- the recO gene encoding DNA repair protein RecO, protein MLYKWEGIVLKVRAYGESNKIVTLLTREAGKVATMARGAKKPSSRLSAVTQPFTYGMFMVQHHTGMGTLQQGEHLNSMRHIREDIVATAYASYIMELIERVVEEGKAEPFAFEVLLQALQAIEDGYDPEAITLFVEWKMLPYTGVQPILHACASCGAVDGEFAFSFAQGGFLCHRCYQHDPYIIRLTPTQLKLIRMFYTVPIDQIGKLELKKETKYFIKKIITTIYEEQTGIRFKTKKFIEQLERTPELQLRPTTDKTEMPEDN, encoded by the coding sequence ATGCTTTATAAATGGGAAGGTATTGTGCTAAAGGTTCGTGCATACGGAGAATCAAATAAAATTGTGACGCTACTAACGAGAGAAGCTGGTAAAGTGGCAACAATGGCGCGAGGTGCGAAAAAGCCTTCGAGCAGATTATCTGCGGTGACACAGCCGTTTACATATGGGATGTTTATGGTACAGCATCATACAGGTATGGGCACATTGCAACAAGGAGAGCATCTAAATTCAATGCGTCATATACGTGAGGATATTGTAGCAACTGCCTATGCAAGCTATATAATGGAACTAATTGAACGTGTTGTGGAAGAAGGGAAGGCTGAGCCTTTTGCATTTGAAGTACTTCTACAAGCATTACAAGCAATTGAAGATGGCTATGATCCGGAAGCCATTACACTTTTTGTAGAGTGGAAGATGCTGCCCTACACAGGTGTACAACCAATACTCCATGCTTGTGCATCATGCGGAGCAGTTGATGGAGAATTTGCCTTTTCCTTTGCACAAGGGGGCTTCCTATGTCATCGTTGTTATCAGCACGATCCATATATTATTCGACTAACACCAACACAGTTAAAGCTGATTCGCATGTTTTATACAGTTCCAATCGATCAAATTGGCAAACTAGAATTAAAAAAAGAAACAAAATATTTCATTAAAAAAATTATTACAACCATTTATGAGGAACAAACCGGTATCCGCTTTAAGACAAAGAAATTCATAGAGCAATTAGAAAGAACACCTGAATTACAGTTAAGACCAACTACAGACAAAACAGAAATGCCAGAGGACAACTAA